The Papaver somniferum cultivar HN1 chromosome 3, ASM357369v1, whole genome shotgun sequence genome includes a region encoding these proteins:
- the LOC113362229 gene encoding aldehyde oxidase GLOX1-like — MKAKYVIVFSALLFSLIIVGETATTGNWELLKESIGISAMHAQLLPNDRVVMFDRTDFGQSKISLPEEKCRKLADGRIDCSAHSVELNLLNQDVRPLTVLTDTWCSSGALAPDGMLIQSGGSNTGERAVRTFQPCADCDWMENQKGLVVPRWYASNQILPNGKVIVVGGRGQFSYEYIPKSSLPSDFKVFALPFLRETRDAVENNLYPFTHLSTDGNLFIFANTKSILFDYIRNRVVRDDYPAMPGGVSRNYPSTGSSVLLPLKLGSINGTNGAAPDAEVFICGGAPPTSYISAIKGTFLPAAKSCGRLMITAKQPKWVMEEMPMERVMGDMLLLPTGDVLIINGAKKGAAGWYLGREPVLNPVLYQPESSKYEIMEPSKIPRMYHSTAVLITDGRVLVGGSNPNKNYNFTEEFPTELSVEVFSPPYLSSGPRPQISWAKPETELSYKQPISIGFTTKKNGEFPLFDKFFKKKSHQQNGELENISVTMVAPSFNTHSFSMNQRMMVLETNQVRQLSGRSYVIDCFAPATPNIAPPGYYLLFVAHNGIPSKGRWIHIS; from the coding sequence ATGAAAGCAAAATATGTTATAGTTTTCTCGGCATTACTTTTTTCTCTCATCATCGTAGGTGAAACAGCTACTACGGGTAATTGGGAGCTATTGAAGGAAAGTATTGGAATCTCGGCAATGCATGCTCAGTTATTGCCAAATGATCGAGTTGTTATGTTCGATAGAACAGATTTTGGTCAGTCAAAAATTTCATTACCTGAAGAAAAATGTAGAAAACTTGCTGATGGTCGGATTGATTGTTCTGCTCACTCGGTCGAGTTAAACCTTTTAAATCAAGATGTCCGTCCTCTTACTGTCCTTACTGATACTTGGTGCTCTTCGGGTGCATTAGCTCCTGATGGCATGCTAATTCAAAGCGGTGGATCCAACACTGGTGAGCGTGCTGTTCGAACTTTTCAGCCGTGTGCTGACTGTGATTGGATGGAGAATCAGAAGGGGCTAGTTGTTCCTCGATGGTATGCATCTAATCAAATTTTGCCAAATGGGAAAGTCATTGTCGTTGGTGGTAGAGGTCAGTTTAGTTACGAGTACATCCCTAAGAGCTCATTGCCATCGGATTTCAAAGTCTTTGCACTTCCATTTCTTAGAGAAACCAGAGATGCCGTAGAGAACAACTTATACCCATTTACTCATCTCTCAACTGATGGGAACCTATTCATCTTTGCTAATACTAAATCAATTTTGTTTGATTACATAAGAAATCGAGTTGTTAGGGATGATTATCCAGCCATGCCAGGTGGAGTTTCACGCAATTATCCAAGCACAGGTTCATCTGTACTGCTCCCTCTAAAGCTTGGTTCCATCAACGGTACTAATGGTGCAGCACCAgatgctgaagtcttcatctgtGGAGGGGCACCACCAACTTCATACATCAGTGCGATCAAAGGAACATTTTTACCAGCTGCAAAATCATGCGGACGTTTAATGATCACAGCGAAACAACCAAAATGGGTAATGGAAGAAATGCCAATGGAAAGAGTCATGGGTGACATGCTCTTGTTACCAACAGGAGATGTCTTAATTATAAATGGTGCGAAAAAAGGTGCAGCTGGTTGGTATTTAGGTAGGGAACCGGTTCTAAATCCCGTACTTTACCAACCCGAATCAAGTAAGTATGAGATAATGGAACCATCCAAGATCCCTCGAATGTATCATTCAACTGCTGTCTTGATTACTGATGGTAGAGTATTAGTTGGGGGGAGTAACCCGAATAAGAATTACAACTTCACCGAGGAATTCCCTACTGAATTGAGTGTTGAGGTTTTCTCGCCACCATATTTAAGCAGCGGTCCTCGGCCGCAAATTAGTTGGGCGAAACCTGAAACTGAATTATCCTATAAGCAACCAATATCAATTGGTTTTACTACGAAGAAGAATGGGGAGTTCCCTCTTTTTGATAAGTTTTTTAAGAAGAAAAGTCATCAACAGAATGGAGAGTTAGAGAACATTTCTGTGACGATGGTTGCACCATCATTCAACACACATTCTTTCTCCATGAATCAAAGGATGATGGTTTTGGAAACCAATCAAGTACGTCAACTCTCCGGTAGAAGTTATGTCATCGACTGTTTTGCTCCGGCGACTCCTAATATTGCACCACCCGGCTATTATCTTCTTTTCGTGGCACACAATGGGATTCCTAGTAAGGGAAGATGGATTCACATCAGTTAA